The following are from one region of the Bradyrhizobium sediminis genome:
- a CDS encoding TonB-dependent receptor, translating to MGQARAPRSLRSMATVHSVNDTFDGNSGKKVSAVAGLIAVASFSGAEAQQSNLPPVTVDAPVARPRPAASKPSPDALRARTALRRAARRSQPAQVAAVPFPNAGGLAPDRNPYADAAAPYKVDRVQASGKFPEPLLNTPKTITVLSKEVLQDKNITSLREVGRSTAGVTLGSGEGGNAFGDRFFIRGFDVRNDVFIDGIRDPAVSIRENFFTEQIEILRGPASAYAGRGTAGGAINIVTKQAGDRNFYNADSTFGTDRTKRVTLDVNQVISPTFSVRTGGMFQDANVAGRNYVTDDRWGGFISTKYTPTNDIKITANYVHTDLSGLPDFGVPYYKQGNVPVTEAGIPRQNWYGFVNRDFQTARQDFGTLTGEYKVTDSITLTSRTRAEHSLLAYIGTLPQSPVTTNPDPTKWTFTASAQSRNQWVDVLANQEDATFKFNTGAVKHTAVVGLEVSNERVGIGRYTGLSSEVFGAGAFTSNGALPGQSIYAPSYTFIPFTTVPTLGSDPTRYNVDSKAFYVLDTANWEDRIILNGGVRYDGYDLRSSTSAKSSTVNSDFINYNGGIVFKPVPIGSLYAAYATSTNPFGSELDGTAGDYGGAVPGGVVLGPERNKAAEVGTKWELFDRHLLVTGALFQTDKANARETVNGVLQSGAAYRVEGIDLEVSGSITDRWSVFGGFVLMRSKVTQSALASNIGLQMANIAHESFSLLTKYKFDGDWELGGQAVYRSKIYGGTFGANTGTELPSYWRFDAFVEKKIDKNWTVKLYAQNLTNKLYYDTLYRSATPFVAVAPGRAFYLVTSAKF from the coding sequence ATGGGACAGGCAAGAGCACCGAGGTCGTTGCGTTCGATGGCAACGGTTCATTCGGTCAACGATACGTTCGACGGCAATTCGGGCAAGAAAGTCTCCGCCGTCGCCGGCCTGATCGCGGTTGCCTCGTTCTCGGGCGCCGAAGCGCAGCAATCGAATCTCCCGCCGGTGACGGTCGATGCCCCCGTCGCCCGCCCGCGGCCCGCAGCGTCGAAGCCGTCGCCGGATGCGCTGCGCGCCCGCACGGCGCTGCGGCGCGCCGCGCGCCGGTCGCAGCCGGCACAGGTCGCGGCGGTGCCGTTCCCCAATGCCGGCGGCCTCGCGCCCGATCGCAATCCCTACGCGGATGCGGCGGCGCCCTACAAGGTGGATCGCGTACAGGCGTCCGGCAAGTTTCCGGAGCCTCTGCTCAACACGCCAAAGACCATCACCGTGCTCAGCAAGGAAGTACTCCAGGACAAGAACATCACTTCGCTGCGCGAGGTTGGTCGCTCCACCGCCGGCGTGACGCTGGGGTCCGGGGAGGGCGGCAACGCGTTCGGTGACCGCTTCTTCATCCGCGGCTTCGACGTGCGCAACGACGTCTTCATCGACGGTATCCGCGATCCGGCGGTCAGCATCCGCGAGAATTTCTTCACCGAGCAGATCGAGATTCTGCGCGGACCGGCCTCGGCCTATGCCGGCCGCGGCACCGCCGGCGGCGCCATCAATATCGTCACCAAGCAGGCGGGTGATCGCAACTTCTACAACGCCGATAGCACGTTCGGCACCGACCGGACCAAGCGCGTCACGCTCGACGTCAACCAGGTGATCAGCCCGACGTTCTCGGTGCGCACCGGCGGCATGTTCCAGGATGCCAACGTCGCCGGTCGCAACTATGTGACCGACGATCGCTGGGGCGGTTTCATCTCGACCAAGTATACGCCGACCAACGATATCAAGATCACAGCGAACTACGTCCACACCGACCTCAGCGGCCTGCCGGACTTCGGCGTCCCTTACTACAAGCAGGGCAATGTGCCGGTCACCGAGGCCGGCATCCCGCGACAGAATTGGTACGGCTTTGTCAATCGCGACTTCCAGACCGCGCGGCAGGACTTCGGTACGCTGACGGGTGAGTACAAGGTTACCGATAGCATCACGCTGACCAGCCGGACCCGTGCAGAGCACTCGCTCCTGGCCTATATCGGGACGCTGCCGCAGTCGCCCGTGACGACAAATCCCGATCCGACGAAGTGGACGTTCACCGCGAGCGCGCAGAGCCGCAACCAGTGGGTCGACGTCCTGGCGAACCAGGAAGACGCCACGTTCAAGTTCAACACGGGGGCCGTCAAGCACACGGCCGTGGTCGGGCTCGAGGTCTCCAACGAACGTGTTGGGATCGGCCGCTACACCGGGCTTTCGTCGGAGGTGTTCGGTGCCGGCGCATTCACCAGCAACGGCGCCTTGCCGGGTCAGTCGATCTATGCGCCAAGCTACACGTTCATTCCGTTCACCACCGTCCCGACGCTGGGCAGCGATCCGACCCGCTACAATGTCGACAGCAAGGCCTTCTACGTACTCGATACCGCGAATTGGGAAGACAGGATCATCCTGAACGGCGGCGTGCGTTATGACGGCTACGACCTGCGATCGTCGACCAGCGCGAAATCGAGCACGGTCAACTCGGATTTCATCAATTACAACGGCGGCATCGTCTTTAAGCCGGTGCCGATCGGAAGCCTCTATGCCGCCTACGCGACCTCGACCAATCCATTCGGTTCCGAACTCGACGGCACCGCGGGGGATTACGGCGGAGCTGTCCCGGGAGGCGTCGTCCTTGGGCCTGAGCGCAACAAGGCCGCCGAGGTCGGCACCAAGTGGGAGCTGTTCGATCGTCACCTGCTGGTGACGGGCGCCCTATTCCAGACCGACAAGGCCAATGCGCGTGAAACCGTCAATGGTGTTCTGCAGTCGGGAGCAGCCTACCGGGTCGAGGGTATCGATCTCGAGGTCAGCGGCAGCATCACCGACCGCTGGAGCGTCTTCGGCGGCTTTGTACTGATGAGGTCGAAGGTCACGCAAAGTGCGCTCGCTTCCAACATCGGGCTGCAGATGGCCAACATCGCCCATGAGTCCTTCAGCCTCTTGACCAAATACAAGTTCGACGGCGACTGGGAACTCGGCGGGCAGGCGGTCTACCGCTCGAAGATCTATGGCGGCACCTTCGGCGCCAATACCGGCACCGAGCTGCCGAGCTACTGGCGCTTCGATGCTTTCGTCGAGAAGAAGATCGACAAGAACTGGACCGTGAAGCTCTACGCGCAGAACCTGACCAACAAGCTCTACTACGACACGCTCTACCGCAGTGCGACGCCGTTCGTCGCGGTCGCGCCGGGGCGGGCGTTCTACCTCGTCACCTCGGCGAAGTTCTGA
- a CDS encoding invasion associated locus B family protein: MLAFGSTGHAQASKSKAAAQAATPAAPQTEPAASPTAGWAARCTSASRTAPLECAMEQTAVLSKTGQLIVLVNIRVPANTKAPVALVQLPLGLNLPGGAKVQVDDGKVTDLQIQTCENRGCFAGSSIAPELLAALKSGKQLKVSFQNLAKETITIPMPLADFAAAYDKIK; encoded by the coding sequence ATGCTGGCTTTCGGGTCAACCGGCCACGCCCAAGCCTCCAAATCAAAAGCCGCGGCGCAAGCTGCAACACCGGCCGCGCCTCAGACTGAACCCGCGGCAAGTCCCACAGCCGGCTGGGCCGCTCGATGCACCAGCGCCAGCCGCACTGCGCCGCTCGAATGCGCGATGGAGCAGACCGCAGTTCTCAGCAAGACCGGGCAATTGATCGTGCTCGTCAACATCCGCGTGCCCGCCAACACCAAGGCGCCGGTCGCACTGGTACAACTGCCGCTCGGGCTCAACCTGCCCGGCGGCGCCAAAGTCCAGGTCGATGACGGCAAGGTGACCGACCTGCAGATCCAGACTTGCGAGAACAGGGGCTGCTTCGCCGGCTCCTCCATCGCGCCCGAACTGCTGGCCGCGCTCAAATCGGGCAAGCAGCTAAAAGTGTCGTTTCAAAATCTCGCCAAGGAAACCATTACCATTCCGATGCCGCTTGCCGATTTCGCGGCGGCTTACGACAAGATCAAATAG
- a CDS encoding spermidine synthase codes for MSLYFEELDFRPTPMGVLSLRRRRLPSSVVDIYEIKLGDEYLMSSRFTVAEIELARLGLAALDRTGLDVVVGGLGLGYTAQAVLENQGVRSLLVVDALAEVIEWHEQGLLPLGRQLTGDPRCRLVNGDFFAMSHSAEGFDPGAPGRRFDAVLVDIDHSPRNLLHPRHAALYEREGLAKLAEHLNPGGVFALWSNDPPEAAFSAVLASVFATSDAHVVTFDNSFGDHDASNTVYVGVKADPPA; via the coding sequence ATGAGCCTCTATTTCGAAGAGCTGGATTTCCGCCCGACCCCGATGGGCGTGCTCAGCCTGCGCCGCCGCAGGCTGCCTTCCTCCGTTGTCGACATCTACGAAATCAAGCTCGGCGACGAGTACCTGATGTCGAGCCGGTTCACCGTGGCCGAGATTGAACTCGCGCGGCTGGGATTGGCCGCGCTCGATCGAACCGGCCTCGACGTCGTCGTCGGCGGCCTCGGGCTCGGCTACACCGCGCAGGCGGTGCTCGAGAACCAGGGCGTGCGATCGCTGCTGGTGGTCGACGCGCTCGCCGAGGTGATCGAGTGGCACGAGCAGGGGCTGCTGCCGCTCGGCAGGCAACTGACCGGCGATCCGCGCTGCCGTCTCGTCAACGGCGATTTCTTCGCGATGTCGCATTCGGCCGAGGGCTTCGACCCGGGTGCGCCGGGCCGCCGCTTCGATGCGGTGCTGGTGGACATCGATCACTCGCCGCGCAACCTGCTGCATCCGCGCCACGCCGCGCTGTACGAGCGGGAGGGGCTCGCGAAGCTCGCCGAGCATCTCAATCCCGGCGGCGTGTTCGCGCTGTGGTCGAACGATCCGCCGGAGGCCGCATTCAGCGCGGTGCTCGCCAGCGTCTTTGCCACGTCCGATGCGCATGTCGTGACCTTCGACAACTCGTTCGGCGATCACGACGCCAGCAACACCGTTTATGTCGGGGTCAAGGCCGATCCGCCCGCCTGA
- a CDS encoding MFS transporter codes for MSGLARPSALAPFRIRNYRFQWPADLLTSWAFEMETLILGWYVLVETGSVLLLTVFASLNFVGTLIAPMFGVVGDRIGHRDLLAMMRATYAVLAATLMALALSGHLSPLYVLIIVAVMGLVRPSDLGVRGALVATIMPHDQLIGAISISRTTMDTAKFAGALSGAGLFAALGMGPAYVAIVTLYIASTLLTLCVVAPSKPHPVGEAADGALPRSPLRDLKEGVAYVWTTPRMRAVIWVAFLANLTAYPLSNGLLPYVARDIYGTDQTGLGYMAASFALGSLVGSIALSLIGGIRVARLMIGATMAWYATLLVFAQMQTIHAAIACLALAGFMQSLAMISVAVILMRTASEHFRGRVMGVRMLAIYSLPLGLLAAGSLIGDIGFAATASLYAAAGIALMLAIVLHWRADLWHLHAPANAK; via the coding sequence TTGAGCGGGCTCGCGCGGCCTTCCGCGCTCGCACCCTTCCGCATCAGGAACTACCGTTTTCAATGGCCCGCCGATCTGCTCACCTCGTGGGCGTTCGAGATGGAGACGCTGATTCTCGGCTGGTACGTGCTGGTCGAGACCGGATCGGTGCTGCTCTTGACGGTGTTTGCTTCGCTCAATTTCGTCGGCACGCTGATTGCGCCGATGTTCGGCGTGGTCGGCGACCGCATCGGCCACCGCGACCTGCTCGCCATGATGCGCGCGACCTATGCGGTGCTGGCGGCCACGCTGATGGCGCTGGCGCTATCAGGCCATCTCAGTCCGCTCTATGTCCTCATCATCGTCGCGGTCATGGGCCTGGTCCGGCCGTCGGACCTCGGCGTGCGCGGCGCGCTGGTCGCCACCATCATGCCGCACGATCAGTTGATCGGCGCGATCAGCATTTCCAGGACCACGATGGACACCGCGAAGTTCGCGGGCGCGCTGAGCGGCGCCGGATTGTTCGCGGCCCTCGGCATGGGGCCCGCCTATGTCGCGATCGTGACTCTTTATATCGCCTCGACCCTGCTGACCCTCTGCGTGGTGGCGCCTTCGAAGCCGCATCCGGTCGGTGAAGCGGCTGATGGCGCGCTGCCGCGCTCGCCCCTGCGCGACCTCAAGGAGGGCGTCGCCTATGTCTGGACCACGCCGCGGATGCGCGCGGTGATCTGGGTCGCGTTCCTCGCCAATCTCACCGCCTATCCGCTGTCGAACGGACTGCTGCCCTATGTCGCGCGAGATATCTACGGCACCGACCAGACCGGGCTTGGCTATATGGCGGCGAGCTTCGCGCTCGGCTCGCTGGTCGGGTCCATTGCATTGAGCCTGATCGGCGGCATCCGGGTGGCGCGGCTGATGATCGGCGCCACCATGGCGTGGTACGCGACCCTGCTGGTTTTTGCGCAAATGCAGACCATCCATGCCGCGATTGCGTGTCTGGCGCTGGCCGGCTTCATGCAGAGCCTTGCCATGATCTCGGTCGCCGTGATCCTGATGCGCACCGCGAGCGAGCACTTCCGCGGCCGGGTGATGGGCGTGCGCATGCTGGCGATCTACAGCCTGCCGCTGGGCCTTCTGGCCGCCGGCAGCCTGATCGGCGATATCGGATTTGCCGCGACCGCCTCGCTCTACGCCGCCGCCGGCATCGCGCTGATGCTGGCGATCGTGCTGCACTGGCGCGCCGATCTGTGGCACCTGCACGCGCCGGCGAATGCGAAGTGA
- a CDS encoding CbiX/SirB N-terminal domain-containing protein, with amino-acid sequence MSADDETARVALLIAAHGERSEGATNDGVKDIAQAVSAQGLVAEVGVGFINGTPDIGEAFAALTAPRVIVYPLFASSGYFTRDRLVQLLDEANSESRNVEVLPPLGLDSGLPDLVLGRASEVARENSFAPETTSVILLAHGSRRNSASREATEQVVRAIEGRAAFRSVGIALLEERPFLEQAMARVQGPAVVVGMFSGEGMHGASDAPRLIAELNRNDVVYAGVIGNVSGIENLVARAVAEALRRTPIATAEWRHAAGRD; translated from the coding sequence TTGAGCGCGGATGACGAAACCGCTCGCGTTGCATTGCTGATCGCGGCCCATGGCGAACGAAGCGAGGGAGCGACCAACGACGGCGTCAAGGACATCGCGCAGGCCGTTTCCGCCCAAGGGCTCGTTGCGGAAGTCGGCGTCGGCTTCATCAACGGCACGCCTGATATCGGCGAGGCGTTCGCCGCGCTGACCGCGCCCAGGGTGATCGTCTATCCGTTGTTCGCCTCGAGCGGCTACTTTACCCGCGACCGGCTGGTGCAATTGCTCGACGAGGCCAACAGCGAGAGCCGCAATGTCGAGGTGCTGCCGCCGCTCGGCCTCGATTCCGGCCTGCCGGATCTGGTGCTGGGTCGCGCCAGCGAAGTCGCGCGCGAGAACAGCTTTGCGCCGGAAACCACCAGCGTCATCCTGCTCGCCCATGGCTCGCGGCGTAATTCGGCCTCGCGCGAAGCCACCGAACAGGTGGTGCGCGCGATCGAAGGTCGTGCAGCGTTCCGCAGCGTCGGCATCGCCTTGCTGGAGGAACGGCCGTTCCTGGAGCAGGCGATGGCGCGGGTGCAGGGACCTGCCGTCGTGGTCGGCATGTTTTCCGGCGAGGGCATGCACGGCGCCAGCGACGCGCCGAGGCTGATCGCGGAACTGAACCGCAATGACGTGGTCTATGCCGGCGTGATCGGCAACGTTTCGGGAATCGAAAATCTCGTCGCCCGGGCGGTTGCCGAGGCGCTGCGCCGGACGCCCATCGCAACTGCGGAATGGCGCCATGCCGCCGGGCGTGATTGA
- a CDS encoding cytochrome D1 domain-containing protein: MKRRFRSELAGVLLAVIGLTVPAVAEPDAAKLFAGHCAACHGADRLGGQGPALLPENLGRLMGPRAAAVIADGRTATQMPGFSATLDKDAIAALAAFIATPLPKMPAWGAVEIAASRVIHATAPALDRPRFAADPLNLFVVVETGDHHATILDGDRFEPLARFPTRFALHGGPKFTPDGRYVFFMSRDGWVSKYDLWTLTMLSEVRAGINSRNIAISRDGKHIAVANYLPYTLVMLSTADLSVEKIFEARDKKGNSSRVSAVYQAPPRDSFIAALKDVPEIWEIATDPNAPPVYPGLVHSHEKGMVEALQSSQGLFALRRIEIPEPLDDFFFDPPYRNLVGSAREGKAIVVNLTVGRDIKQLTLPGLPHLGSGISWTWNGRPVMATPHLKEGKISVLDMQDWSLIKAIETPGPGFFMRSHENSPYAWTDAMMGPKKDTMSIIDKRSLEIIRTVTPAPNKTAAHVEFDRYGRHALVSIWENDGALVIYDAASFAEIKRIPMSRPSGKYNVWNKINFSDGTSH, encoded by the coding sequence ATGAAGCGCCGCTTTCGCTCTGAGCTCGCCGGCGTGCTGCTGGCTGTCATCGGCCTGACCGTCCCGGCCGTGGCGGAGCCGGACGCCGCAAAACTGTTCGCCGGCCACTGCGCGGCGTGTCATGGCGCGGACCGGCTCGGCGGGCAGGGGCCCGCGCTGCTGCCGGAAAATCTCGGGCGCCTGATGGGACCGCGGGCGGCTGCTGTCATCGCCGATGGCCGGACCGCGACGCAAATGCCGGGCTTCAGCGCGACACTCGACAAGGACGCGATCGCGGCACTGGCGGCCTTCATTGCGACGCCGCTGCCGAAGATGCCTGCGTGGGGAGCTGTGGAGATTGCCGCGAGCCGCGTCATCCACGCCACCGCACCCGCGCTCGACCGCCCGCGCTTTGCTGCCGATCCGCTGAACCTGTTCGTCGTGGTCGAAACCGGCGACCACCACGCCACCATCCTAGACGGCGATCGCTTCGAGCCGCTGGCGCGGTTTCCGACCCGCTTTGCGTTGCATGGCGGCCCGAAGTTCACGCCCGATGGCCGCTATGTCTTCTTCATGTCGCGCGACGGCTGGGTCAGCAAATACGATCTCTGGACCCTGACCATGCTGTCCGAGGTGCGCGCCGGCATCAATTCGCGCAACATCGCGATTTCGCGCGACGGCAAGCATATCGCCGTCGCCAATTACCTGCCGTATACGCTCGTGATGCTGTCCACCGCGGACCTGTCGGTCGAGAAGATTTTCGAAGCCAGGGACAAGAAGGGAAATTCGTCGCGGGTATCGGCGGTGTACCAGGCGCCGCCGCGCGACAGCTTCATCGCGGCGCTGAAGGACGTGCCCGAAATCTGGGAGATCGCCACCGATCCGAATGCCCCGCCGGTCTATCCGGGGCTGGTGCATTCGCACGAGAAGGGCATGGTCGAGGCCTTGCAGTCGTCGCAGGGGCTGTTCGCGCTGCGCCGGATTGAAATCCCCGAACCGCTCGACGACTTCTTCTTCGATCCGCCCTACCGCAATCTGGTCGGCTCGGCCCGGGAGGGCAAGGCGATCGTCGTCAATCTCACCGTCGGCCGCGACATCAAGCAGCTTACCTTGCCCGGCCTGCCGCACCTCGGCTCCGGAATTTCCTGGACCTGGAACGGGCGGCCTGTGATGGCGACCCCGCATCTGAAGGAAGGCAAGATCAGCGTGCTGGACATGCAGGACTGGTCGCTGATCAAGGCGATCGAAACACCGGGGCCGGGCTTTTTCATGCGTAGCCACGAAAATTCGCCCTATGCCTGGACCGATGCCATGATGGGGCCGAAGAAGGATACGATGTCGATCATCGACAAGCGCAGCCTCGAGATCATCCGCACCGTGACTCCCGCGCCGAACAAAACCGCCGCCCATGTCGAGTTCGACAGGTACGGGCGTCACGCGCTGGTATCGATCTGGGAGAACGACGGCGCCTTGGTGATCTACGACGCCGCTAGCTTCGCCGAGATCAAGCGCATTCCGATGTCGCGGCCGTCAGGTAAGTATAATGTATGGAACAAGATCAATTTCTCCGACGGGACCAGTCATTGA
- the nirJ gene encoding heme d1 biosynthesis radical SAM protein NirJ, whose protein sequence is MFRLSHYLHELREPTPLGPARQPPGPVVIWNLIRRCNLTCKHCYSISGDVDFPGELSTPEVFSVMDDLRAFRVPVLILSGGEPLMRRDIFEISERAKAMKFYVGLSSNGTLVDAALADRIRDVGYDYVGISLDGIGDTHDRFRRKIGAYDEALGGLRLLRDRGIKVGVRFTMTEDNAAELPDMLDLVEREGFHKFYLSHLVYAGRGNKNRGDDAVWQTTRDTMDMVIDRAWRWAQSGSDMEIVTGNNDADAVYLLRWAERTMPHAVEGLRTRLRQWGGNSSGVNVANIDNLGNVHPDTMWWHYTLGNVKARPFSAIWTDLSDPIMAGLKRKPRVIGGRCGQCAFFDVCNGNTRVRAMRITGDPWAEDPGCYLTDTEIGLAAPVERVTVSAYRGARHEAPLSL, encoded by the coding sequence ATGTTTCGCCTCAGCCATTATCTGCACGAATTGCGCGAGCCGACGCCGCTCGGCCCGGCGCGGCAGCCGCCGGGACCGGTGGTGATCTGGAATCTGATCCGGCGCTGCAACCTGACCTGCAAGCACTGCTACTCGATTTCGGGCGATGTCGATTTCCCCGGCGAACTGTCGACGCCGGAGGTGTTCTCCGTGATGGACGACCTCAGGGCGTTTCGCGTGCCGGTGCTGATCCTGTCCGGCGGCGAACCCCTGATGCGGCGCGACATCTTCGAGATCTCCGAGCGCGCCAAGGCCATGAAGTTCTATGTCGGGCTTTCCAGCAACGGCACGCTGGTCGATGCTGCGCTCGCCGACCGCATCCGCGATGTCGGCTACGACTATGTCGGGATTTCGCTCGACGGCATCGGCGACACCCATGACCGCTTCCGCCGCAAGATCGGCGCCTATGACGAAGCGCTGGGCGGGTTGCGGCTCTTGCGCGACCGCGGCATCAAGGTCGGCGTGCGCTTCACCATGACGGAAGACAACGCCGCCGAACTGCCTGACATGCTCGATCTGGTCGAGCGCGAGGGATTTCACAAATTCTATCTGTCGCATCTGGTGTATGCCGGACGCGGCAACAAGAACCGCGGCGATGACGCGGTGTGGCAGACCACGCGCGACACCATGGACATGGTGATCGACCGCGCCTGGCGCTGGGCGCAAAGCGGCAGCGACATGGAAATCGTTACCGGCAACAACGACGCCGATGCGGTCTATCTCTTGCGTTGGGCGGAGCGCACCATGCCGCACGCCGTGGAGGGCTTGCGCACGCGGCTCAGGCAGTGGGGCGGCAACTCGTCCGGCGTCAACGTCGCCAATATCGATAATCTCGGCAATGTGCATCCGGATACGATGTGGTGGCACTACACCCTCGGCAACGTCAAGGCGCGGCCGTTCTCGGCGATCTGGACCGACCTGTCCGATCCGATCATGGCCGGATTGAAGCGGAAGCCGCGCGTGATCGGCGGACGCTGCGGCCAGTGCGCGTTCTTCGACGTCTGCAACGGCAACACCAGGGTGCGGGCGATGCGCATCACCGGCGATCCCTGGGCCGAAGATCCCGGCTGCTACCTGACCGATACCGAGATCGGCCTCGCTGCGCCGGTCGAGCGCGTCACGGTCAGCGCCTACCGCGGAGCACGCCATGAAGCGCCGCTTTCGCTCTGA
- the ahbB gene encoding siroheme decarboxylase subunit beta: MLDAVDRRIVAATQAGLPLVCEPYRAIAEKLGLEEADIIARLKRLLGEGAIRRIGAIPNHYALGFTANGMSVWDVADDAVAGIGAKIGALDEVTHCYERPRHLPLWPYNLFAMVHGHTRDEVRAKVERIARLIGPAARAHDVLFSTRILKKTGLRIAA, from the coding sequence ATGCTCGACGCCGTCGATCGCAGGATCGTTGCCGCTACCCAGGCCGGGCTTCCACTGGTATGCGAGCCCTATCGGGCGATCGCCGAAAAACTCGGCCTCGAGGAGGCCGACATCATCGCCCGCCTGAAGCGGCTGCTCGGCGAGGGCGCCATCCGCCGGATCGGCGCGATCCCTAACCACTACGCGCTCGGCTTCACCGCCAACGGCATGTCGGTGTGGGACGTCGCCGACGATGCCGTTGCCGGGATCGGCGCCAAGATCGGCGCGCTCGACGAGGTCACGCATTGCTATGAGCGGCCGCGGCATCTGCCGCTGTGGCCCTACAATCTCTTCGCCATGGTGCACGGCCATACCCGCGACGAGGTCAGGGCCAAGGTCGAGCGCATTGCGCGATTGATCGGTCCCGCCGCCCGCGCACATGACGTCCTGTTTTCCACCCGGATTTTGAAGAAGACCGGCTTGCGCATCGCTGCGTGA
- a CDS encoding Lrp/AsnC family transcriptional regulator encodes MPVIDPTSRAIINGLQGGFPLTPRPFRDAGLELGLSEGELIEGVRDLVGAGRLSRFGPLWNAELLGGDVCLAAIAVPPERFDEVAEQVNAHPEIAHNYERTHALNMWFVVSAEDPRRIAEVIAEIEAETGLGVHAMPKMHEFFVGFRVEV; translated from the coding sequence ATGCCGGTCATCGATCCCACATCAAGAGCCATCATCAACGGCCTGCAGGGCGGGTTTCCGCTGACGCCGCGGCCGTTTCGCGACGCCGGCTTAGAGCTCGGACTGAGCGAGGGCGAACTCATCGAAGGCGTCCGCGATCTCGTCGGGGCGGGGCGGTTGAGCCGCTTCGGCCCGCTGTGGAACGCGGAACTGCTCGGCGGCGATGTTTGTCTTGCGGCCATCGCGGTGCCGCCGGAGCGGTTCGACGAGGTGGCGGAGCAGGTCAATGCCCATCCCGAAATTGCGCACAATTACGAGCGTACCCATGCGCTCAACATGTGGTTCGTCGTCTCGGCGGAAGACCCGCGCCGCATCGCAGAGGTGATCGCGGAAATTGAAGCGGAAACCGGGCTTGGCGTGCACGCCATGCCGAAGATGCACGAGTTCTTCGTCGGTTTCCGGGTGGAGGTATGA
- the ahbB gene encoding siroheme decarboxylase subunit beta — protein sequence MSPNPAELTLVDRWQHNFPLVDKPFEVVGRSAALNGRETIRVFRRLHEIGVISRIGAVVRPNTVGASTLAALQVPPERLEEVAAIVSREPLVTHNYERTHALNLWFVIAGADARAIAATIESIKRQTGLKAIDLPMLSAYHLGLGFPLRAARAAKREPAGPRGDYRPDPRDRSILAAIEDGLPLVEQPYRAVAEQLDLDQDEIIDRLDHLTSAGIVTRFGCVVRHDKFGYNSNAMAVWDVPDDMVDSVAESFTRNPNVTLCYRRPRHLPLWPYNIFCMIHARARQDAYAVIDEINLLADTGLNRQAVLFSTRCFKQRGAVFSEARGLN from the coding sequence ATGAGCCCGAACCCAGCCGAACTGACACTGGTCGACCGCTGGCAGCACAATTTCCCGCTGGTCGACAAACCCTTCGAGGTCGTCGGCCGCTCCGCGGCGCTCAATGGACGCGAAACCATTCGCGTCTTTCGCCGCCTGCACGAGATCGGGGTGATCTCGCGCATCGGCGCGGTGGTGCGGCCGAACACCGTCGGCGCCAGCACGCTGGCGGCGCTGCAGGTTCCGCCCGAGCGGCTGGAGGAGGTGGCGGCGATCGTCAGCCGCGAGCCGCTGGTCACCCATAATTATGAGCGCACTCACGCGCTCAATCTGTGGTTCGTGATTGCCGGCGCCGATGCCAGGGCGATCGCCGCGACCATCGAGAGCATCAAACGGCAGACCGGGCTTAAGGCGATCGACCTGCCGATGCTCAGCGCCTACCATCTCGGTCTCGGCTTTCCGCTTCGCGCCGCGCGCGCCGCAAAGCGCGAGCCGGCCGGTCCGCGCGGCGACTATCGTCCCGATCCGCGCGACCGCAGCATCCTGGCGGCGATCGAGGACGGCCTGCCGCTGGTCGAGCAGCCTTACCGGGCGGTGGCCGAGCAACTCGATCTCGACCAGGACGAAATCATCGACCGGCTCGATCATCTCACCAGCGCCGGCATCGTGACCCGTTTCGGCTGCGTCGTGCGGCATGACAAGTTCGGCTACAACTCCAACGCCATGGCGGTGTGGGACGTGCCGGACGACATGGTCGATTCGGTCGCGGAGAGTTTCACCCGAAATCCGAACGTCACGCTGTGCTACCGCCGGCCGCGCCATCTGCCGCTGTGGCCCTACAACATCTTCTGCATGATCCACGCGCGGGCGCGCCAGGACGCTTACGCCGTCATCGACGAGATCAATCTGCTGGCCGATACCGGCTTGAACAGGCAGGCGGTGCTGTTCTCGACGCGCTGCTTCAAGCAGCGCGGTGCGGTGTTCTCGGAAGCCAGAGGGTTGAACTGA